The Mastacembelus armatus chromosome 4, fMasArm1.2, whole genome shotgun sequence genome segment GCATTGTAAGAACTTGTACTGTTGAACCAGCTTTCATAATTTGTCCCCAAGAAGTGGTAGTATTGCATGTGTTGCGTGTTGCTTTAAGGCTTCAGCCTTTTTTAGCCTGGTAGTAGTGCAACACATGTTCTTCTGATGCTGTCATAAAGGAGAACGGTTTTGCTGCACTGGACAAAAGACAATATATCCATATGAAAACAGAGTAAAAGTAAACAACGATCAGCATGTTATTGGCTTTATTTTAGCCAAAACTTCTGCCATTAAAATATTCCTGACTCAGACATCTCTGTCCACCACATTAGTGTGCTGTATTGCTTAACTGTATAGTGTTTGCATCCTGGCATTCTTTAATTCAGTGCATCGGATGAGACTTTCTTAACCGTCTGATATTCCCTTCAGTGCTGTTAAATTGCataactgaaaacacagaacacaaccATGCAGCTGGAAAACAGGTCCAGCTTCAGCTCTTTATGTTGTCACAagatgtttattgttttcaaaGACTCTGCTCTCCTTCTGTCAGCAATTAGGCTGACTTCCCTTTTCCCCATAACACCAAACAGGCCGTTTCTCCACCCAAGCTTTTGGAATCACGGATGCGTGACTCCACTTGTCCGCAAAAACGACTCCAGCTTAGCCCTGAAGGTTTCCACACCAATGCTGACATGACAGCAGCTCACAGCTCACATGCTTAGAGCTGGCAGCCGCTGGAGATTGGCTGTAACTTGATGTTAGATATTCTGTACAGTAGACATGCAGATTTACAAGACACGTATGCTTTTCaccataataaataaattaactaATTGATAATAAGTGGACCATGTATGCAATTCAGTCAAATAGTTGTTGACCATTGTACAGTGGTTCAGAATTATTCAGAACTGGTCAGAGTTGCTGACtctaatttcttttttaaatcaaaacaaTATAAAGGCAGCCGTTAAGGAGTGGTGTGTTGACAGTATTTTCGGAGTGATTTCATTCTTCGTACATTGACATCCACATTGTTTTCCCACTTCAAGGCCCTGTGATTTTGTAACttactctgtttttctgttattgtcTCCATATTCAtatgcttttttcccccctcctgAATGTACTTTGGGTCAATGTGAAATGTTATAAGTCCAGAACTTTCTGTTACGCTATACTATTAATCTTTCATCCACAGCATTATGTTCTTTGTGAGAGGGAGACGAGGAGAGTGGTTGTCTACGATAAAGTGGATCTCAAGGATCTGCTGTCTCTTTTTTCATGAACTACAACCTTTTCATGATTTTATGATTTATGCATTATCAGATACTTCTATTCTTGCAGTCATGTTTTTAATGACTCCAGACTTGGTGTCTACCCAATAACCATTGTCAGGATACTTTAAGAATTAAAGAAGCTTCTCTTCAAACTGCTGTAAACTGATCCTCCCTCATGACAgcactaaaaatacatttgatttaCAGGTcattgtttaataaaaacacaatgtgctCTCCAGGCACTGCCTGCAcagcctctctcctctccctcttttagTTCTACTCATCTTCTctaacacagacaaaaacaaaacaaaagaaaggtaAGCCCAGGTTGCCTAGGGGCATGAGTAATCTGAACTGGAAATCTACCAGTGTACAAGATAAGAGGAGGAGAAATTGTTAAGGAAAGAAAACTGGCTGCTGTTAATGGCATTCTTCCTAATTTCTAAAGGAATTGTTTGCTCATTTTCGAGAATCATACCTGCCCTGTACTTCATTGTTTGTTTCTAGGCAGCCATTTTACTAACAGTATCACCTTTGAACACAGTTACATTTTGCGTTTCTTTGCCACACCCAGTGTACAATACATAAAGAAGCAGTGACTGAAATCTGAGATCAGCCTGCTTTCTGAAAGGTTCACCTTAAGAGGTGGCTCTGTCTGGAGCAGCCATGCATGGAGAGAGACTGCGGGCTACAGGGAAATATTGTGTGTTCAACAGTATGGCCTTGTTACCGGGACACCAGTACGACTCACGTGAATGACTGAGAAAGCAACTTCTCTTTACATACCCAATAAAATGCCTTGCTGGGTGGTCACCTGGCTTCCACTGACCAATCAGGCCAACAGTCCACCATTTGTGGCTACACCACACTGTGACTGCATTAGGGGAGCATtcttaaaatgaatttgtacCTTTCAaattctttgtcaacatctcatataatgatgatgattatgataTGTcgattatatttttattctttatttaggAGTGTAGCTTGCCCTCTCCAGTGAATTAGTTACTTTGTATTTAATGATCccaatttctctttttttggcAGGTACATATTTGCACAAGTGGATTAATTGTGACCCCACCCCCTAGTAGTCCTGTTACCACAGCAACAGTCTTCACATTTCCCTCTGAGACGAGCCACACATCCATCACTGTGGTAGGTGAAATTCTCTACAGGTGTTGTACATCTTCTGACTACTAGACCAAAGCATTTAGAAAACATTCAACATCATTGCAGTAATGGGTTCAAAGTTAGTATGTTCTTTCATCTGGATTactaaacagaataaataactaaccaaataatttacattttactaTGGCTCAAGGCAAAGAAAAGTTTTAGCTTTATGTTTCAACACTTTGTCAACAAATTTCATATAGTTAGTTAGACTGAGGAACCTTTGAACTAAGATTTTACTTCTTAACATGACACATTTCTCCCGAGAAGAATGTCAAGCGATCCCTGCAGCCCACACAAAACAGCATGCACACTTCCCGTCTGTCAATGTGTATGCTCTGGCGTGTGGAGTTTCTGAATGAACAGGAATGTGTACACAAAAGGTTGAGCTCTCCGCTTCACTTGGGAACCCTACATgatgtttttgtacagatgATTTCTCTAGCCTGCAGGCAACCTAATTATCTCAACTCAAGCGTCAGCAGTGAACCGAAACGCACATcaacactcacacattcacataggCCTATACACATACCACAGGGCTGTCTGAGTGCCACTCTCCTCCCCATTGTGTCATGGAAGCTATTACTCTGCTGCTCATTGCTGACAGTGTTGAGCATTGGAAGACTCATCTTGCTCGTAGGTATAAGAGTTGTCTTCACCATCTTTTTAGCTCTGTGTAAAGTGCCTTTACTTTCACAGTTTCCAAAAAGTGTTTAATGTTCCATGTTGTTTTAATGTGCTCTGCTGATTTAGCAGGTTGGAGagctgattttatttgtgtaatataGAAGCACCTAAAGCATACAGAGCAAACCTCATGAAAGCATGCTGCTGTTACTGGTCTCTAGTCAAAACCTTGAGTCTCTTTTGACTTTATTGACATTCAACAAGGGAAAACAAGTGAGTCAAGATGAAGCCGTGCATGGTTGGTTTGAGGGTTGCTCTGAAGTATGTCTACagacatgtttttcatttcatatggTCCCAATTAAATACTGCAATGGCTTTAACATCTAGCTATGCGGTCTCctagcaacaaacaaacaagcagaataGGAGATTCTCAGTTGCAGGGGAAGTCGGGGACAAGGCTATGGTGTCTGCCAAACCAGACTCTCCCTTAGTGTTGGCAAACCGGAGGGAATAACCCAGATGACAGATGATCTCTCATTCTCTTCCCCTCTTTGTTGCTCATAAACAAATGGGTTTCTCTGCTTATGTAATATATATCTTGGTTTTTGAGGCTCgtgttactttttttgtttttctgcatcatacTGAGACAAAACGAATAATGAATTGTTGTGAAATTGTAATTAAACTATGGTTTTGTCTGACTACTGATATAGTTCTCTTCTTTCACAGGATGCTCTcccaccacccccacctcctcccccaCAGTCCTCTCTCGGTGGAGGTGCATATTCATTGGCTGCCGGACCGAGACCCTCCCCCAGCATAAGCGACCAAAGTGGGAGACAAAGACCCACAGTGTGAGTTATGAAAACAGTCACACAAAAATATGCAGTCTTCTTAAATGTGCAGTGAAATGCCAGAAGGAGTTTACTCACCAATGGCCAAGGGCCTCAACGCACATGCACAGTTCGGATGATAACTCCAGGTCAGTGTCAGCTGTCAGTGTGAGGCTGCAGAGTATGAGCTTATGCACAGGTGAATGGGGTCATAGCCTGTGGGTAACTGTCTCATGGGTCCCATTGGAGATACTCTCCGTTACCTCAGAATTTTGAACCCCTCACCTTTACCCTCGGTACTCCCCCAAGACAAAAAACACCTGATAAGCATTAGATCCACTCATGCCTGCTCACCAGCCgtcatctgtgtctgtgcatgcacGTTAGGCTCAGGCATTTATGTTCCCTTCCCATGACGACACTGAAATGAGATTGAAAACATCCCAGCTGAGACTCGTATCTTCTTGGCTGCCATTCCAGGCCTGTTCCTACTTCTGTAGAGAGATGACCTGCAAGTTGTGTTGTCCACCAGTGTTGATTTTCTCTGGGTCAGAGGGCAGAGTCTCTGCTGGAGGGTCTCAGAGGAGATGACAACAGATGTACAGCTAGACAGCGCAATAAATCCAGAACATATGGCATGCTCTGGAAAAtgttaaacagttttcatttccatATTGGTAAAAATCAACCCTTTCTGCACATGAATACTTCAACTTCCCTTTTCCCCTGCATTTAGCTATGTGGCAATGTTCCCCTATACTCCCCGTAAAGAGGATGAGCTGGAGCTCAGGAAGGGAGAGATGTTTCTGGTGCTGGAGCGCTGTCAGGATGGCTGGTTCAAAGGCACCTCCATGCACACTGGCAAGATTGGAGTCTTCCCTGGGAACTACATGAGCCCAGTCAGCAGGTCAGTCATTAATTTGTGGTGACTCATTATTGGTATAATCACTGgtataatgtttttatttcattcattatctCAGTTGATACATCTGTTTCATCACAGGTACATTCGAACCAAAGCATTCTCTTAAAGGTTTGATTGCTTTGCAGATGCATTGCACCTTTgctgtattttcttaattttggGGTTCAGAAACTGTCAACAGTGGGTTACAATCAAAATGTCATAGTTTTTATGATAGCTGTGTAATCTCTGGTTATCCCTACCAAAAATCTTGTGACTGTCACTCCAGGAATCTAGTTTGTtagtactaaaaaaaaaatcatattgatttaaaaatccAATCTGGGATCACTgcagactttttaaaaatgaaaacattaaaaaaaaatgctttaggTGTAAAATACATCTTGTGGTCGCCTGTTACCTCAGGGTGCTATATCTTAAACCTCTTcgcatttctctcttttcaggTCAGCGTCAGGGAGCACCCAGCCCAAAGTGCCAATAAGTCTGTGCACTCAGGCTGGAAGAGGGGTCACCATTGTCAGCCCATCTTCTGCTCCCATTGGGGCCATTGTTCCAGGTCCTGATTTCAACAAAACCATCACTGTGTGCTCCAATGCTCTACCtaccagctcccagcctgcaGCTGTAGtaacagcagctcagacagCCACAGGCCAACAGCCAAAAGTCCCATTGCATGTCAGCTCCCAGATGACTGTGAATCAGGCTCGCAATGCTGTCAGGACAGGTACATTAAGTGAGAGGAAAATGgtttgtgaattttattttgtctcattATTTGAAGTGGGTTTTAAATATCTAATGCTGTTTTACATCCCATTTGCAGCTTCATGTCACAATCAGGACCGGCCCACAGCCGCAGTAACACCCATCCAGTCTGCAGCACCTGTAACCTATCTCCCACATCTTGTAGTGTGTCAGCAGGCCTCCTCCAGTCCTGCACAAGGCTGCACCCGGGCTGGAGTGGCAATGGGCTGTGCCGCTGTCTCTCTGACCCCACCCAATGTCTGCGCCGCATCACTGGAGGGTGAATCCCTGCGACCTGTGCCAATTGGCCTTGGGACCAGCATTGCTCTTAATCCTATGTCTAATAGTGCGGCTTCTTCCTGCAGACTGGACAAGGATGTCAAggttgtttcagtgtttttagagCTTCTATGAGCTTAATTATCACATTGTGTATCTATTGCTGCTGCTATTTATAGTAGATGTTTGCGGAGAATTCATCTTACGTTCAAGCAGACTAAAGTGCCTTGTTTGGGGATTTAGAGTATCTTATTATAATGCTAATACACTGGCAGAATGCACCAATAGTAATCATTAAGGAAAAGTTATtactgtctttgtgttttttgttctgtcttaACAGCGCTAATGCCTTATCACATTTAGAGTCTGCAGTTTGTGAAAACAGGAATCTCTCCACTGCAGTTATGTGGCAGGCGCTAACAGTTGAGGCAACAGAATATGTTTGTCTGAGTTACTTGTTGCCTTAAGAGTTGCCACAGTTGtctaacatgaaaaaatatgttgtctttatgctgcagagagaaaagaaaagccttCTGAAGCTGTTGTCCTCCAATAAGAAGAAGTCTCGTCCTTCACCCCCCTCCTCTCCTACCCTTGAGGCAGAACAGGCAGCTACTGGAGAGGTGCTACATGGCGCCGTGGGGCATGACACCTCCCCTTCCTCTGGCTCTGTTAGCTGCCTCGAGCctgaatctgctgctgctgctgctgctgctgttgtgcctgcctcttcatcctcctcatcttcctcagttCCAGAGTCGTCCTATCGGAAAAGCAGTCCCCTTGATGGATGTGCTCCCATCGCTCCTCCTCCTCGCCAGCCATGCTCCTCTCTTTTATCTCAACACCATGATGCACGGCCAATCATATGTGAGAGGTACATTGATGTACATCTGTTATTTCAGACTATTTTGAGCTCTTCTTATCTCACCTGCGCACAGAAAATGTATGTAACACAAGGTACCATGACTAATGACTTGTCACTCTTTGCACTGACTATGCTGTCGGTTGTCCTCTCCAGGTACAGGGTGGTGGTATCATATCCTCCCCAGAGTGAGGCAGAGCTGGAGCTTAAGGAGGGCGACATTGTGTTTGTTCACAAGAAGCGGGAAGACGGCTGGTTCAAAGGCACGCTGCAGAGGAACGGCAGGACCGGACTGTTCCCTGGGAGCTTTGTAGACAGCATCTAATAAACACAGGACACTGAAGAACGGCTACCACCACTATCATGAAGCAGCTGACCTACTGTAAGCCCTGCTACATTGTGACACCATACAAACCAAACAGATCAGCACGGTGACAGGACACTGGACACACTCTAGtcacaaaaaaagaatattAGTGGCACATGagagagagctgcagagaagaaCAGGATATGAAAGCACAGTGGACAGTGAGGAGCACACTACTCAAGAACTATTTCTTTTTGGTGGTTATTTATATCTTTGTAACAGCTGTTAAATGTGTGCCTTGTACTGTTCCTGTATTGTATATAAGGACACAAAGATGAATAGTCCTAAAACAGCCAATATGAACTGTTGATATAGATATGTTACACATTTTAACTTATTCATAAACTGGCCTTTTTTTGTTGGGCATCATATTAAGGGGGTTAAGCTGGCACACGCCTTATATCACATTTTTATCAgttatacttttttttcccattagaCTGCTGATGTAAGTTTTacctttattttaaactgtCAGCTGAAAAGAGAAAGTATATAAGATGGAGCAGGCCAGAACAAATGAGCAGTGTCCTCATCACCTGTGCTGCCATTAGCAAAAAAGATACTTCCCCAGCTCCAAAGGCATTATCTAAACCTGAGCATCATACGAGAGATCTGCCATATTGCACGTTCAATTACTCAAACTACAGTTCACAGTCATGTGAACCTTGCACGTCAGAAAATATTCCTCAAGGCCTTTCACAATCCTCCACATTTTTCTCCTTGTGCGATGACGCTGAAGCGCTAAGGACTGTTACTCTACCTGGAGTAATCAAGTTTTTGCATGTGGTCAGCACAGCCTTCTGCAGGAGACAAAGTTGTGACAGATGTGTTagaggactttttttttgttcatgtgtttttaatatgcgaagagaaaaaaaaaaaaaaacactccaagATGGGCTTTGCAGTCAAATGTTGCTTATTTTGTACCTTCTTTGTATTTACTGACAAGTAGCTGCTCTCCTAACCCCTCGGCAACAGCCAAACCCAGACGTAGCTCTACACCACAGGAGCGACAACAGATTTCAGTAATTGTGCACAACAAATTCTTTTCCGTGTATATTTATGTTCGTTACCAGTTTCACAAAGGCTGATATCTGCTGCTCTTATCAAGTCTGTCACATAACTAGACCACACAGTCGCCCTTCAACAGGCTCTGTTTTATATACTACAACTCATTCCTAACGTGACTTGTGGCAATAAAACCAGCTAGCTGAAACAGAGAATGTTTGCCTAAAGTAACATATCATTATATCACTCCACAGGAAGAGGGAGTCTTGTAAATTCTGTTAATTTTTGAAaggtaagttttttttttgtttgttttttctttttattgaattGCTTTAATgcaggatgatttttttttttttttttccatctataCAAAATTGTTAATGTTAGGTGCATTAACTTGAAGTGAATCGTTACTTTGAAGAATGAAAACCAGTTGTCAGCATGTAATTCATCTTTTAAAGTGTTCTCAGAAATACTTTGgataattaaatgaaattcttcaaagtaaaagtattattaGCATTAATGACTGTCCTCACACTCATTCAGACTCTGGAGAGTGTGTTTAAATACTAGAGGCGATCACTGAATCGTGCTTTAATTGGCTTAGAGAATGAATTTACTAACTGAATTGGTCCCGGATTTtcaagtgtatttttttttttaggtgctttgttttgttttttttgtttaaggaTATCACTGTGTATCTTACTGCTGGAATATGTTGTAGGTTGTTTGGGGAGAGTGTGAAAAAGGAGGGTACAAATCACTGTTAGggtcttgttttgtctttctggtACGTATGTAGAGTTAACCTGTTGTCGTCTTGGCAATCACCACACCAACCTCAGGCGCTCTGCCGAAACTGCTCCTCTGAGCGTCTTTTCATGTCACTGGTAAGCCTTTAATGTACACCTCTGATTTACAGTACTCCAACACAGATGGACACATTTTTGCACTATCACAACCTTTCCAATCATACTGTCTGTCCTCCACATTTTACATGCAAAGGCTGCACAGTTTCAGATTCAACACATGAAGCATTACTTATCATAGGTGCATTTATTGGGACATGTGGCATTGTAAGGTTGTTTGATTTAATAGGTATTCCTCATGCCAAGGCGACTtacttgatttcttttttttctttttgtctgtagTTAGTCTGTTTTATGTCTGAAAGTGGTGAACTGAAATCAACCTATTTGGCACAAGTATActgtctgaaaaacatttgaagtatTCAAGGGAATAGCACAGTTTGTGAAAATCTCTATAACAATAAAACCTAATGGTTTCCAGAATTTCCTTAGGCTGTTTCATTATGTTtctttccctgttttttttttttttttttttttgttgttttcacagcaaCCCCTTTTTTCTTAAATGGCATTAATAAAACCAAAGGTGCACAGGTTGtgaacaaatacacatacacatcaccacatctatctatctatgtatgtatgtagttAAATGTATTTGGGGTAAGTCATTAATGTCTGCAGGAATGAAAGCTTTTACTGAAGAGGAGCTTCTCCCATGACTTACAGCAGAGGAGCGTGGGTGAACTCTCCCAAGTGTGTTCAGCTGGGAAACACTGACAAGAACTGACAGGCACCCAGAGAGGTCATTGTGCTGTACACTGTTCCCTGCCGGGGATGGATTACcatggaaatatgtttttccattGTATGAGCACGAGGTTAGGAGAAATTAGTACATGtatttgcaaaatatttatatgtgggtagtcttttttttttttttttttttttttttttttccctccttcaaGCTCAGGTCCTCgaccagaggcctgggagctTAAGGGTCCTGCATAGTATCTTGCCAGTTCCTAGgactgcgctcttctggacagAATTTTCAATTTGTGGGAGCCACtgtcccagtttgggggtcacagccccgagtGTTGCAATTACCACAGAGACCACTGCCTTCACCTTCTGCATCTTCCCTAGCTGTTGTTTCAGCTCTTGGTACTTCaagtttctcatgttccttctctcTGATTCTAAAGTTCCGTTCAGACAGCTGGCTAACTTCTCTTCATCCTGCCTTGATCCAAGCTGACCAacagcttgttggtctcagtgatggtagTCAATAGGAATTGTTTGTAGGGCGTTCACATCTTTTTCACATCCACGACTTTTTGGAAGATGCTATGCTTGGTGTTTGTTATCACCACTGAAGGTTCCAGTTATCAAT includes the following:
- the sh3rf1 gene encoding E3 ubiquitin-protein ligase SH3RF1; translated protein: MDESVLLDLLECPVCLERLDASAKVLPCQHTFCRRCLQGILGSRGELRCPECRTLVECAVDELPSNILLVRLLDGIKQRPRRAGPGAGVCSNGTSGAIARAHGSGTRDQGTPGAQPQRAQAKSTLVRGVPQLPCAKALYNYDGKEPGDLKFSKGDIIILRRQVDENWYHGEMGGVHGFFPTNFVQVIKPLPQPPPQCKALYDFELKDKEADKDCLPFSKDDILTVIRRVDENWAEGMLGDKIGIFPISYVEFNSAARQLIELDKPSDSSGDSGEGASSGPQSNGAQRVGEKKNSKKRHSFTSLTMSHKPMLAPPPQRHSMEISGPVLISSSNPTAAARIGEISGGLSCSAPSQVHICTSGLIVTPPPSSPVTTATVFTFPSETSHTSITVDALPPPPPPPPQSSLGGGAYSLAAGPRPSPSISDQSGRQRPTVYVAMFPYTPRKEDELELRKGEMFLVLERCQDGWFKGTSMHTGKIGVFPGNYMSPVSRSASGSTQPKVPISLCTQAGRGVTIVSPSSAPIGAIVPGPDFNKTITVCSNALPTSSQPAAVVTAAQTATGQQPKVPLHVSSQMTVNQARNAVRTASCHNQDRPTAAVTPIQSAAPVTYLPHLVVCQQASSSPAQGCTRAGVAMGCAAVSLTPPNVCAASLEGESLRPVPIGLGTSIALNPMSNSAASSCRLDKDVKREKKSLLKLLSSNKKKSRPSPPSSPTLEAEQAATGEVLHGAVGHDTSPSSGSVSCLEPESAAAAAAAVVPASSSSSSSSVPESSYRKSSPLDGCAPIAPPPRQPCSSLLSQHHDARPIICERYRVVVSYPPQSEAELELKEGDIVFVHKKREDGWFKGTLQRNGRTGLFPGSFVDSI